One window of the Aptenodytes patagonicus chromosome 5, bAptPat1.pri.cur, whole genome shotgun sequence genome contains the following:
- the ANKRD2 gene encoding ankyrin repeat domain-containing protein 2: MELDVQRAKELIEQKLAEEEEEEEEKRLKGDGAREPLAVERMSTPELEEEKRRGPRNRGLEAVKGQERVRKSSVDLRREIIDVGSIQRLIELRKQRRQRREERAATPEPPPPPEPLEIEGPVEPETFLRAAVQGKMHVIEKFLADGGSPDTCDEFHRTALHRSSLEGHTDILQKLLDSGATVDFRDRLDCTAVHWACRGGHLDAVKLLQDHGADLNLKDKLLSTPLHVATRTGHPDIVEHLIHCGVNINSPDREGDTALHDATRLSRYKIIKMLILHGADMMAKNETGKTPTDLVQQWQVDTRQALETKEQPQGETDVPA; the protein is encoded by the exons ATGGAGCTGGACGTGCAACGGGCCAAGGAGCTCATTGAGCAGAAGctggcggaggaggaggaggaggaggaggagaag CGACTCAAAGGGGATGGTGCACGGGAGCCGCTGGCCGTGGAGCGGATGAGTACAcccgagctggaggaggagaaacgCCGTGGCCCCAGGAACCGGGGTCTCGAGGCCGTCAAG GGCCAGGAGCGGGTGCGGAAGAGCTCAGTGGACCTGCGGCGGGAGATCATTGACGTGGGGAGCATCCAGCGCCTCATCGAGCTCCGCAAGCAgcgccggcagcgccgggaggAGCGGGCGGCCACCCCCGAGCCCCCTCCGCCACCTGAGCCCCTGGAGATC GAGGGTCCTGTGGAGCCAGAGACCTTCCTGCGAGCTGCTGTCCAGGGCAAGATGCACGTCATCGAGAAGTTTCTGGCAGATGGTGGCTCCCCTGACACGTGTGATGAG TTCCACCGCACGGCCCTGCACCGCTCCTCGCTGGAGGGACACACAGACAtcctgcagaagctgctggaCAGTGGGGCGACCGTCGACTTCAGGGACCGG CTGGACTGCACTGCCGTGCACTGGGCCTGCCGGGGTGGTCACCTGGATGCCGTCAAGCTGCTGCAGGACCACGGGGCAGATCTCAACCTGAAGGACAAG ctGCTCAGCACCCCCCTCCATGTGGCCACCCGGACTGGGCATCCCGACATCGTGGAGCACCTCATACACTGCGGGGTGAACATCAACTCCCCAGACAGG GAAGGCGACACGGCACTTCACGACGCCACACGGCTCAGCCGCTACAAGATCATCAAAATGCTGATCCTGCATGGGGCTGACATGATGGCCAAGAATGAG ACTGGCAAGACCCCGACAGACCTGGTGCAGCAGTGGCAGGTGGACACGCGCCAGGCGCTGGAGACCAAGGAACAGCCGCAGGGGGAGACGGACGTCCCTGCATGA